A part of Salvelinus alpinus chromosome 5, SLU_Salpinus.1, whole genome shotgun sequence genomic DNA contains:
- the ep400 gene encoding E1A-binding protein p400 isoform X3 has translation MHHGSGPQNVQRQLQRSKSTTGSEAEDHQKQQTMAVTQQQATANHPQSTVTTFASAASPSGPQSPNYQIIMSRSPVTGQNMNITLQNVSQMVTGNQQITLTPLPLQNPGSPGFQHTAPQWRFEPAPSYIQVTSPLPQSMQPQSPTQHSPVPLQRPGAPVTGLGLCGQSPTRFVDAGMLVRQISLGSPPGSGHFVYQEGTGLTQLTPTTAGQVQLASPGVPGSVRERSLSQPHSQTGGTIHHLGPQSPVASGTVLPTLGSPGHITTSNLPPQISSIIQGQLARPMIFEKTSQGMVTGVGTAATVSFSMPSTIPPSSPSLINPSQGIPNTPLTPTGMCLGSIKKQIPKKLEEIAPSNPEVAQLRKQCLEHHTKKMEGLKEVFKDYLIELFFLQHLQGNMMDYLAFKKKPCVPLFTYLRQNDLDLEEEEEEEEQSEVINDEVKVVTGKDGQAGTPVAIATQLPPNVSAAFSSQQQFQVHQGAAGSMTNSGDMDAFKRQQAMAQADQAKRSRIEVGRHGMIFQHPGSLGSPGVPLQQLMPTAQGGMPPNPQTVQIPGQKQNQPQYDPSKGPPVQNAASLHTPPPQLPGRLPQGALPMAVLPMALSQQPLLVESSAQAANQLQVKVQGAGSIMAPVNPHTQLQAQLQQQMQSGLHLQMQPQQPQLMLQPAQATVALTRPGADSNQPGQRIMTNSLSNPSMSPAPLNAPNSLPSPHTIGPLRPSGSNINPATQSKLAGPNGTSTVKMGGFGQGSGMQSSEGSSHDKQAEQAKLESQVHQRISELRKEGQWSASRLPKLMESSRPKSHWDYLLEEMQWMAADFAQERRWKMAAAKKLVRTCSRYHDEQKKMEEGSKKEEDLRLRHIASTIAREVEFFWSNIEQVVEIKLRFQIYEKRLKTLSLQRATSKGQDVKPALSNAVKAEKEEPNMSTRKRKSSTSLAEEVQDEESTIEEQEAMEVTADQKAELGDLAKDAEMPLDALMKQYAGAYADNFDWPQPSPQSDEDGRDETEEMASSLDTPHEAVVIDSLLSVDQYRGSEKTSPPGADGKPKKDIAEVAAATELILPKGSARTTTSGRSQAPFLLHGSLREYQQIGVDWLASLHKKHLNGILADETGLGKTVQTVAYLAHLACQEGIWGPHLVVVRTCKILSWEMEFKRWCPGLKILLYLGNRQERRAKRMWWAETNSFHVCLTSYKLLLKDQSHFLRRRWKHLVLDEVQLIKNMSEKHWETIFALKSQQRILLINTPLQNTLKELWTMIHFLLPGITRPYTDFPVKPGTDQNQDYCHKLVIRLHRMIQPFILRRCKRDVEKQLPKKYEHILKCRLSSRQKSMYEDILTQPGAQEALKTGHFVSVLQVLMQLQRICNHPDLVNIRETSSSYVCSSLQYNTPSLVLGALQEDQRTSLDLSLFDLISNENRLTRYETEEVLPKLKVTRQLIEEIHSAPDPPARPKPCKIKPMRLFQPVQYGTKPEGRLVPMTNTVGQQRPPATTITPHTTTATTTSTAPQPARATTTTTTQGGDVLKIAQLASIAGSIAGSQNRISQPETPVTLQFQGNKFTLSPSQLRQLTTGQPLQLQGTLGNILQIVSAPGQQILRPQGSMVMQTVPQAAPISNSSTRSGTPPPAGPAQQASGMTSNALGVSAQPAPAAPIAPQVSSEERGRHLKERLSRLFSANERRCDRSVLYGADLRQVCSVTPGAPHSALSPRGWRWVGRDSCLRAQRTPVATTTHLQSALLSSTNRQDASSSLVSRLSCVVPAAVARPPYLYAANPPAPYSLEQKSISRRLQEAAAPHSTEIHSLASGHLLQFPDLQLMQMDSGKLEALAILLQKLRSENRRVLIFTQMVKMLDILEAFLDHRQLTYIRVDESLITEERQEHIKTFNRNRQVFCSILTNRCCSAVGTVFDADTIIFYDTDLNPSMDARTQEWCDKIGRSKDIHIYRLESGNSIEEKLLKNGTKDLIREVAAQGTDYTLAFLTQRTIQDLFEVEAGSGEKVEEFVVLHQEPSPSEAISPRVARPYIQALHSISLDAPPPEQQEEEDPEKELQVKEEPSQLEELNAVMDQLTPIEKYALQFLEYLHVSEDELVAKERLLCAKRGWEMQHLQKLKAQDEERMIIEEEEDLFTYTREDAYNMEYVFDGEDGQSEIMPLWTPPTPPQDDNDIYIDSVICLMYDSAPMPESKLPPVYIRKEHKRLKMDPSAAGRKKKKGHGETVIPPRSLFEKASMLKVRREGKDQKKNFSLKQQAPFAKPLPSLVKPAMEAGQDNPEWLISEDWALLQAMKQLLELPLNLTIVSPAHTPNWDLVSDVVNSCSRIYRSPKQCRNRYENVIIPREEGKLVYEANPKKKTKSIYKSKNSRPLRTCQIYTQDDNATHIQLYNSRFELMKIIASKRSPPIKPLLGMNPFQKNPKHASVLAESGISYDKPLPPIQVASQRAERIAKEKKALAEQQRAQQLAQQAGAPQAVAGAAQPQAGAPAAGQAQAPGVLQAPAVAGAMAVPNTAVLAGAIKNAAVGTTIQAATVGGNLIVNTVAGVPPSPFQANKRLVSPGQVIPGTLSPASAVGAQVVHSQQRAIPATAAPGEVVAIATGQGVRAVTPVTASAVVTTTLTPVQSQTRSLVTPATGMQLPQGKPITQAHLHMLRQQQLQQQQQQATSPQGIKAVGKPQELLKIHKQKLQMAQQQAGAGQQPVQVQPAAAQANPQLAAIAAGPRAGAVLAGTTVANLQVARLTRLPTQGQIQAQPGQTAQVTLTKPPVVSVPAVVSSAGVTTLPVTMAGISVAIGQAQKTGGPVLTPPFPQMQVQQLLQMKKQQAAVQAAAALQKAVQPQPGQASVQQKLGTQQMTVPTTQQQKVTYAATTQLQPSIKTQFFTASIAQAGKPTGAQQIQVAKLPQIVQGQSTVANIQQIVSPQQIQPQTVALTQTTSSAQPQVQMIPAGTATAQVVQQKLLQQQVVTAAASPQIQTPPPHSLAQQAPVSTAAESPVQQQPAKGQARGGAMRGKTQAKPSGGSS, from the exons ATGCACCATGGGAGTGGACCACAGAATGTGCAACGGCAACTTCAGAGATCCAAGTCCACCACTGGATCTGAAGCAGAAGATCACCAGAAGCAGCAGACCATGGCAGTTACTCAACAGCAGGCAACAGCCAACCATCCACAATCAACTGTGACCACGTTTGCATCTGCAGCCAGCCCTTCAGGCCCCCAGTCCCCCAACTACCAGATAATAATGAGCCGCAGCCCTGTCACAGGCCAGAACATGAACATCACCTTACAAAATGTCAGTCAAATGGTGACGGGCAACCAACAGATCACCCTCACCCCGCTCCCCCTCCAGAACCCAGGCTCTCCCGGCTTCCAGCACACGGCCCCGCAGTGGAGGTTTGAGCCTGCCCCGTCCTATATCCAGGTCACCTCACCTCTGCCACAATCCATGCAACCACAAAGTCCCACTCAGCACAGCCCAGTCCCCCTCCAGCGACCAGGGGCACCTGTAACAGGACTGGGTTTGTGTGGACAGAGCCCAACACGCTTTGTTGATGCTGGCATGCTTGTGAGACAAATCAGTCTTGGCAGCCCACCTGGAAGTGGGCACTTTGTTTACCAAGAGGGTACAGGGCTGACGCAGCTAACTCCAACCACAGCTGGGCAGGTGCAGCTGGCCTCCCCAGGGGTGCCAGGCTCTGTGCGTGAACGCAGTCTGTCCCAGCCCCACTCACAGACGGGAGGCACCATCCACCACCTCGGACCTCAGAGTCCTGTGGCCAGTGGGACTGTTTTGCCCACACTGGGGAGCCCAGGCCACATAACCACCTCCAACCTCCCACCTCAAATCAGCAGTATCATCCAGGGGCAGCTGGCGCGTCCCATGATATTTGAGAAGACTTCACAGGGTATGGTAACTGGAGTGGGGACAGCTGCCACAGTGTCTTTCAGTATGCCCTCCACCATTCCTCCCTCCAGCCCTTCCCTCATTAACCCTTCCCAAGGCATCCCCAATACCCCTCTCACCCCTACCGGCATGTGCTTGGGGTCCATCAAGAAACAGATACCCAAAAAGCTGGAGGAGATTGCACCCTCCAACCCAGAAGTGGCCCAGCTGAGGAAGCAGTGTCTGGAGCACCACACTAAGAAGATGGAGGGTCTGAAGGAAGTCTTCAAAGACTACCTGATTGAGCTGTTCTTCCTGCAGCACCTCCAGGGGAACATGATGGACTATTTGGCTTTCAAGAAGAAGCCCTGTGTCCCGCTTTTCACTTACCTGAGACAGAATGACCTAGAccttgaggaggaagaggaagaggaggagcagtcTGAGGTCATCAATGATGAG GTCAAGGTTGTAACTGGAAAGGATGGACAGGCCGGAACACCAGTTGCCATAGCTACACAGCTTCCACCCAATGTTTCAGCAGCATTCTCTTCCCAGCAGCAGTTCCAG GTGCACCAGGGAGCAGCTGGCAGCATGACAAACTCAGGGGACATGGATGCCTTTAAGAGGCAACAGGCAATGGCACAAGCAG ATCAGGCTAAGAGGTCCCGGATTGAAGTTGGTCGCCATGGAATGATTTTCCAGCATCCTGGTTCTTTAGGATCACCTGGCGTTCCACTCCAGCAGCTTATGCCGACAGCGCAAG GCGGGATGCCCCCCAACCCGCAGACAGTCCAGATCCCTGGGCAGAAGCAGAACCAGCCACAGTATGACCCGTCCAAAGGGCCTCCGGTGCAGAACGCTGCCAGCCTGCACACTCCTCCCCCCCAGCTGCCAGGCCGCCTGCCCCAGGGCGCCCTCCCCATGGCAGTCCTGCCCATGGCTCTCTCTCAGCAGCCCCTACTTGTGGAGAGCTCAGCCCAGGCCGCCAATCAGCTCCAGGTGAAGGTGCAGGGGGCTGGCTCCATCATGGCTCCAGTCAACCCCCACACACAGctccaggcccagctccagcagCAGATGCAGTCTGGTCTTCACCTCCAAATGCAGCCTCAGCAGCCCCAGCTCATGCTGCAGCCAGCACAGGCT ACTGTGGCCCTCACTCGTCCTGGAGCAGACTCCAACCAACCTGGCCAAAGAATAATGACCAACTCCCTGTCCAACCCCTCAATGTCTCCTGCCCCCCTCAACGCCCCCAACTCactcccctccccccacacaaTTGGCCCCCTCCGCCCCTCTGGGTCCAACATCAATCCTGCCACACAGTCCAAACTGGCTGGCCCCAACGGCACCTCCACAGTCAAAATGGGAGGCTTTGGTCAGGGCTCGGGTATGCAGTCATCAGAAGGGAGTTCACATGACAAACAAGCTGAACAGGCCAAACTG GAGAGCCAGGTGCACCAGCGtatctctgagctgaggaaagaGGGCCAGTGGTCAGCCAGCAGGCTGCCCAAGCTCATGGAGTCCTCTCGGCCCAAATCCCACTGGGACTACCTACTGGAGGAGATGCAGTGGATGGCAGCTGACTTTGCccaggagaggaggtggaagatGGCTGCTGCCAAGAAG CTGGTTCGCACCTGTTCCCGTTACCATGACGAGCAGAAGAAGATGGAAGAGGGATCCAAGAAAGAGGAAGATCTGCGTCTCCGTCACATTGCTAGCACCATCGCCAGAGAGGTGGAGTTCTTCTGGTCCAACATTGAGCAG GTTGTGGAAATTAAACTGCGTTTCCAGATTTATGAGAAAAGACTGAAAACGCTCAGCCTGCAGAGAGCAACGAGTAAAG GACAAGATGTTAAACCTGCTCTGTCAAACGCAGTGAAAGCTGAAAAAGAG GAGCCCAATATGTCAACAAGGAAGCGAAAGTCCAGCACTTCATTGGCAGAAGAAG ttcaggATGAGGAGAGCACCATAGAGGAGCAGGAAGCCATGGAGGTGACAGCTGATCAGAAGGCAGAGTTGGGAGATCTGGCTAAAGATG CTGAGATGCCGCTGGATGCTTTGATGAAACAGTATGCTGGTGCCTACGCTGACAACTTTGACTGGCCCCAGCCTTCCCCACAGAGTGATGAGGATGGCAGGGATGAGACTGAAG AGATGGCGTCCTCTCTGGACACCCCCCACGAGGCTGTAGTGATAGACTCCCTGCTTAGTGTGGACCAGTATCGAGGTTCTGAGAAGACCAGCCCCCCTGGTGCTGACGGGAAGCCCAAGAAGGACATAGCAGAGGTGGCAGCCGCCACAGAACTCATCCTACCCAAGGGCAGTGCCAGGACCACCACTTCT GGCCGCAGCCAGGCTCCTTTCCTGCTGCACGGATCACTGCGTGAGTACCAGCAGATCGGAGTGGACTGGCTAGCCAGTCTCCACAAGAAACACCTCAACGGCATCTTAGCAGACGAGACCGGGCTGGGCAAGACTGTGCAGACTGTGGCCTACCTGGCACATCTAGCCTGTCAAGAGG GCATCTGGGGCCCCCATCTGGTTGTGGTGAGGACGTGTAAGATCCTGAGCTGGGAGATGGAGTTTAAACGCTGGTGTCCCGGCCTCAAGATCCTCCTCTACCTTGGCAACAGACAGGAACGCAGAGCAAAGAGAATG TGGTGGGCGGAGACCAACAGCTTCCATGTGTGTTTGACGTCCTACAAGCTGCTGCTGAAGGACCAGAGCCATTTCCTGAGGAGGAGGTGGAAACACCTGGTCCTGGATGAGGTGCAGCTCATTAAGAACATGTCAGAGAAACACTGGGAAACCATCTTTGCGCTCAAGAG TCAGCAGAGGATCCTCCTGATCAACACTCCACTCCAGAACACACTGAAGGAGCTGTGGACCATGATCCACTTCCTCCTGCCAGGAATCACCAGACCCTACACAGACTTCCCTGTCAAGCCAGGCACAGACCAGAACCAGGACTACTGCCACAAACTGGTCATCCGCCTACACAGG ATGATCCAACCCTTCATCCTGAGGCGCTGTAAGAGGGATGTGGAGAAGCAGCTTCCTAAGAAGTATGAACACATCCTCAAGTGTCGCCTTTCTAGCAGACAGAAGAGCATGTATGAAGATATCCTCACTCAGCCAGG AGCCCAGGAGGCATTGAAGACTGGTCATTTTGTGAGTGTGCTGCAGGTGCTGATGCAGCTGCAGAGGATCTGTAACCACCCAGACCTGGTAAACATCAGGGAGACCAGCAGCTCCTACGTGTGTTCCTCTCTGCAGTACAACACCCCTTCCCTGGTGCTGGGAGCCCTGCAGGAGGACCAACGCACG AGCCTGGACCTGTCCCTGTTCGACCTGATCAGTAATGAGAACAGACTGACGCGCTACGAGACGGAGGAGGTTCTACCCAAACTCAAAGTCACCCGTCAGCTGATTGAGGAGATCCACAGTGCCCCGGACCCACCGGCCAGACCCAAGCCCTGCAAGATCAAACCCATGAG GTTGTTCCAGCCAGTGCAGTATGGCACTAAGCCAGAGGGCCGTCTGGTGCCCATGACCAATACTGTGGGTCAGCAGCGTCCTCCAGCCACCACTATCACCCCGCACACCACCACCgccactactacttctactgcccCTCAGCCAGCCAgggccaccaccactaccaccacacagg gtggagatgtgttgaaGATAGCCCAGCTGGCGTCCATAGCAGGCTCCATAGCAGGCAGCCAGAACCGAATCTCCCAGCCTGAGACCCCCGTCACTCTGCAGTTCCAGGGTAACAAGTTCACCCTGTCCCCCAGCCAGCTCCGACAGCTCACCACAGGGCAGCCCTTGCAGCTCCAAGGTACACTCG GCAACATCCTGCAGATAGTGTCGGCCCCTGGTCAGCAGATCCTCCGGCCCCAGGGCTCCATGGTCATGCAGACGGTACCTCAGGCTGCACCTATCTCCAACTCCTCCACCAGATCTGGCACCCCACCCCCAGCCGGCCCCGCCCAACAAG CTTCAGGGATGACATCAAATGCCTTGGGAGTGAGCGCCCAGCCTGCTCCTGCTGCTCCTATTGCCCCTCAG GTGTCGTCAGAGGAGAGGGGTCGTCATCTGAAGGAGCGTCTGAGCCGCCTGTTCAGTGCCAACGAGAGGCGTTGTGACCGCAGTGTTCTGTACGGGGCTGACCTGCGCCAGGTCTGCTCTGTGACCCCAGGGGCTCCTCACTCTGCCCTGAGCCCCAGGGGCTGGAGATGGGTGGGCAGAGACAGCTGCCTCAGGGCCCAGAGGACTCCTGTGGccaccacaacacacctccagtctgCCCTGCTCTCCTCCACAAACCGCCAGGATGCCAGCAGCAGCCTAGTCAGCAG GTTATCATGTGTTGTCCCTGCCGCAGTAGCTCGTCCCCCTTACCTGTATGCAGCCAATCCCCCAGCTCCCTACAGCCTGGAGCAGAAGTCGATCAGTCGCAGGCTCCAGGAGGCCGCCGCCCCCCACAGCACAGAGATCCACAGCCTGGCCTCTGGACACCTGCTCCAGTTCCCTGACCTGCAGCTCATGCAGATGGACTCGG GTAAACTTGAGGCCCTGGCCATTCTGCTCCAGAAGCTGAGGTCGGAGAATCGCCGCGTCCTCATCTTCACACAGATGGTGAAGATGCTGGACATCCTGGAGGCCTTCCTGGACCATCGGCAGCTCACATACATCCGTGTTGACGAGAGCCTGATCACAGAGGAACGCCAG GAACATATAAAGACGTTCAACAGGAACAGACAGGTGTTCTGCAGCATCCTGACCAACCGCTGCTGCTCAGCCGTGGGGACCGTGTTCGACGCAGACACCATCATATTCTACGACACAGACCTCAACCCCAGCATGGACGCCCGCACCCAGGAGTGGTGCGACAAGATCGGACGATCCAAGGACATCCACATCTACAG ACTGGAGAGCGGGAACTCCATTGAAGAGAAGCTGCTAAAGAACGGCACAAAGGATCTGATCCGAGAGGTGGCTGCCCAAGGGACTGACTACACCCTGGCATTCCTCACACAG cggaccatccaggacctctttgaGGTGGAGGCCGGCTCAGGGGAGAAGGTTGAGGAGTTTGTGGTTCTGCACCAGGAGCCGTCTCCCTCTGAGGCCATCTCTCCACGAGTGGCTAGGCCCTACATCCAGGCACTCCACAGCATCAGCCTGGACGCCCCGCCACcagagcagcaggaggaggaggacccgGAGAAGGAGCTGCAGGTCAAAGAGGAGCCCTCTCAGCTGGAGGAGCTTAATGCTGTAATGGACCAG TTAACACCAATAGAAAAATATGCCCTGCAGTTCTTGGAGTATCTTCATGTCAGTGAAGATGAACTTGTTGCCAAG GAGCGACTGTTGTGTGCGAAGAGAGGCTGGGAGATGCAGCACCTCCAGAAACTGAAGGCCCAAGACGAGGAGAGGATGATcattgaggaagaggaggacctgTTCACCTACACCAGAGAGGATGCTTACAATATG GAGTATGTGTTTGATGGCGAAGATGGCCAATCGGAAATCATGCCG CTGTGGACTCCACCTACCCCACCGCAGGATGACAACGACATCTATATCGACTCTGTGATCTGTCTGATGTACGACTCTGCTCCCATGCCGGAGTCCAAACTGCCTCCTGTCTACATCCGCAAGGAGCACAAGAGACTCAAGATGGACCCCTCAG CAGCTggcaggaagaagaagaagggtcATGGGGAGACGGTGATTCCTCCTCGCTCCCTCTTCGAGAAGGCCAGCATGCTCAAGGTCCGCCGCGAGGGCAAAGACCAAAAGAAGAACTTCTCCCTGAAGCAGCAGGCACCCTTCGCTAAGCCTCTGCCCTCGCTGGTCAAACCTGCCATGGAGGCCGGACAGGACAACCCAGAGTGGCTTATCAGTGAAGACTGGGCCCTGCTACAG GCTATGAAACAGCTCCTGGAGCTCCCTCTGAATCTAACCATCGTTTCTCCGGCCCACACCCCCAACTGGGACCTGGTCAGCGACGTGGTCAACTCCTGCAGCCGTATCTACCGCTCGCCCAAGCAGTGTCGCAACCGCTATGAGAATGTCATCATCCCCCGGGAGGAGGGCAAG TTGGTGTATGAGGCGAATCCTAAGAAGAAAACAAAGAGCATATACAAG TCTAAGAACAGCCGGCCGCTGCGCACCTGTCAGATCTACACCCAGGATGACAACGCTACACACATCCAGCTCTACAACAGCCGCTTTGAGCTCATGAAGATCATCGCCAGCAAGAGGAGTCCCCCCATCAAACCCCT TCTGGGGATGAACCCATTCCAGAAGAACCCCAAACATGCCTCCGTCCTGGCAGAAAGTGGGATCAGCTACGACAAGCCCCTCCCTCCCATTCAGGTGGCATCTCAACGTGCTGAGAGGATTGCCAAGGAGAAGAAG GCCCTAGCCGAGCAGCAGAGGGCTCAGCAGCTAGCTCAGCAGGCAGGAGCCCCCCAGGCCGTGGCCGGTGCTGCCCAACCCCAGGCTGGGGCTCCCGCTGCAGGCCAAGCCCAGGCCCCGGGGGTCCTCCAGGCCCCTGCAGTGGCTGGCGCTATGGCTGTACCCAACACCGCTGTCCTG GCTGGAGCCATAAAGAATGCTGCTGTGGGAACAACCATTCAAGCTG CCACCGTAGGGGGGAACCTGATTGTGAACACAGTGGCTGGAGTTCCTCCAAGTCCGTTCCAGGCCAACAAACGGCTGGTATCACCAGGTCAAGTCATACCAGGAACCCTGTCT CCTGCCAGTGCAGTAGGTGCACAGGTGGTCCACTCCCAGCAGAGAGCCATACCTGCCACTGCCGCCCCTGGGGAGGTGGTTGCCATAGCTACGGGTCAGGGTGTCAGGGCCGTTACCCCGGTGACTGCCTCTGCGGTGGTGACCACCACTCTGACCCCAGTGCAGTCCCAGACCCGCTCCCTGGTCACACCAG CCACAGGCATGCAGCTACCCCAGGGCAAGCCCATCACCCAGGCCCACCTCCACATGCTCCGACAGCAGCAGctccagcagcaacaacagcaggcTACCTCGCCACAAGGCATCAAGGCTGTGGGAAAACCCCAG GAGCTTCTGAAGATACACAAGCAGAAGCTGCAGATGGCCCAGCAGCAGGCAGGAGCCGGCCAGCAGCCTGTCCAGGTGCAGCCAGCCGCAGCCCAGGCCAACCCCCAGCTTGCCGCTATAGCTGCCGGTCCCAGAGCCGGAGCCGTGCTGGCTGGCACCACCGTAGCTAACTTGCAGGTGGCCAGACTG ACACGGCTGCCCACCCAGGGTCAGATCCAGGCCCAGCCAGGGCAGACAGCCCAGGTGACCCTCACCAAGCCCCCGGTGGTCTCTGTGCCCGCCGTGGTTTCTTCCGCTGGCGTCACCACCCTGCCCGTCACTATGGCTGGCATCAGTGTAGCCATTGGACAGGCCCAGAAAACAG GTGGGCCAGTGTTGACGCCCCCGTTCCCCCAGATGCAGGTTCAGCAGCTGCTCCAGATGAAGAAGCAGCAGGCAGCCGTGCAGGCTGCCGCAGCCCTGCAGAAAGCAGTGCAGCCACAGCCAGGACAAGCCTCTGTGCAGCAGAAG CTGGGCACCCAGCAGATGACAGTACCGACTACCCAGCAGCAGAAGGTCACCTATGCTGCCACCACCCAGCTACAGCCTAGCATCAAGACCCAGTTCTTCACTGCTTCCATCGCCCAGGCTGGGAAACCCACTGGGGCCCAGCAAATCCAG GTGGCTAAGCTCCCCCAGATAGTGCAGGGGCAATCCACTGTGGCCAACATCCAGCAGATCGTATCTCCACAGCAG ATCCAGCCCCAGACGGTGGCCCTGACCCAGACTACATCCTCAGCCCAGCCCCAGGTCCAGATGATTCCAGCAGGCACAGCCACAGCCCAGGTGGTTCAGCAGAAGCTCCTCCAGCAGCAGGTGGTGACTGCAGCTGCCTCGCCTCAGATACAGACCCCCCCTCCTCACAGCCTGGCCCAACAGGCCCCAGTTTCCACTGCAGCAGAGTCCCCAGTACAGCAGCAGCCAGCTAAGGGCCAGGCTCGCGGAGGGGCCATGAGGGGCAAGACCCAGGCCAAGCCCAGCGGGGGCAGCAGCTAG